The following proteins come from a genomic window of Micavibrio aeruginosavorus EPB:
- a CDS encoding DUF3211 domain-containing protein, with amino-acid sequence MMVKRLNNARPNQPPRPTEAGNAFFIVLIGVVLFTALMFTFSRGAQQGGGNIANRRADLSATEILDYASKHDRAINRLLSRNCSESELNFENASITNSDNAAAPTDGHCDVFAPNGGGISFTSIPAQWLDDEHDDKDGYGLPVFGGDARMLDIGGNDATDQDLILWIGFISADVCAAINKKLGIDPMPTFVDGPYAGLYYTGTFNNTWQAELSEPGLKAACAREANSDNAFADTANAPSANQSIAGSYHFYHVLIAR; translated from the coding sequence ATGATGGTGAAGCGGCTGAATAACGCACGCCCCAACCAGCCCCCCCGCCCGACCGAGGCGGGCAATGCCTTTTTTATCGTTCTGATTGGCGTGGTGCTGTTCACCGCCCTGATGTTCACGTTCAGCCGTGGCGCACAACAAGGCGGCGGCAACATCGCCAACCGCCGGGCCGATTTATCGGCAACCGAAATCCTGGATTACGCATCCAAACATGACCGCGCCATCAATCGTCTGTTGTCGCGCAATTGTTCCGAAAGCGAATTGAATTTCGAAAACGCATCCATCACAAATTCCGACAATGCGGCCGCCCCCACAGACGGGCATTGTGACGTGTTTGCACCGAACGGCGGCGGCATATCGTTTACATCCATCCCAGCGCAATGGCTGGATGACGAACATGACGACAAGGATGGGTATGGACTGCCCGTCTTTGGTGGCGACGCCCGCATGCTGGATATCGGCGGCAACGATGCCACGGATCAGGATCTGATTTTATGGATCGGTTTTATCAGCGCCGATGTTTGCGCGGCCATCAACAAGAAGCTGGGCATCGACCCGATGCCCACATTCGTCGACGGGCCCTATGCCGGGCTGTATTACACCGGAACATTTAACAATACGTGGCAGGCCGAACTGAGCGAACCGGGATTAAAAGCCGCCTGCGCTCGCGAAGCCAACAGCGATAACGCCTTTGCCGACACCGCCAACGCCCCGTCGGCGAACCAGTCCATTGCCGGTTCGTACCATTTCTATCACGTGCTGATTGCGCGCTAA